From the genome of Brienomyrus brachyistius isolate T26 chromosome 8, BBRACH_0.4, whole genome shotgun sequence, one region includes:
- the LOC125747888 gene encoding complement receptor type 1-like isoform X8, with protein MLPRVPVGSAQADGVKPRRARRDCAHSLLTAALLCFNAVSVRADCTSPDAQDNMVLAGGVLSKNTFSEGSTATFQCAVGYVQKGGSRTTSCIEGKWTKVTLKCQKKSCGSPGEVTNGRFDINEGIEFGARIKAICNEGYEIVGQAYRECLDQGWSARIPTCEVVQCDEPPEISNGTIVSRPSTEYPQYRDTIEYKCNAGYTLVGENHIMCNAVGQYEPQAPECRNITCETPMVPNGHRINGAPPPYKLDHFVTFECDNGYEMDGRPQMTCRVDGWSHRPTCMRVKCGEPPEIPNGRIVSRPSTGFPQYQDTIEYECHAGYTFVGKSAITCNANRNYEPQAPECRKKSCGSPGEVMNGRFDINEGIAFGAKVKAICNEGYEIVGQAYRECLDQGWSARIPTCEVVQCNEPPEIPNGRIVSRPSTEYPQYRDTIEYECNAGYTFVGKSAITCNANRNYEPQAPECRGKNNTALVIGLGFGGLCLTTIAVILVVKHKKKTGTRDYQSAAGP; from the exons ATGTTGCCGCGAGTCCCCGTTGGTAGCGCTCAGGCGGACGGCGTGAAGCCGCGCAGGGCACGCCGTGACTGTGCGCACAGCCTGCTGACCGCCGCCCTTCTGTGTTTCAACGCGGTCTCCGTGAGAG CTGACTGCACTTCACCTGATGCCCAAGACAATATGGTTTTGGCTGGGGGAGTCCTGTCGAAAAATACTTTCTCTGAGGGTTCAACTGCTACCTTCCAGTGTGCTGTTGGTTATGTTCAGAAAGGAGGCTCAAGAACCACATCCTGCATCGAAGGAAAATGGACTAAAGTAACCCTGAAATGCCAAA AAAAATCCTGTGGTTCGCCTGGGGAGGTGACGAACGGGAGATTCGATATTAATGAAGGGATTGAATTTGGTGCCAGAATTAAAGCAATTTGCAATGAAGG CTATGAGATTGTAGGCCAGGCTTATAGAGAGTGTCTTGATCAAGGCTGGAGTGCAAGAATTCCTACATGTGAAG TGGTACAGTGTGACGAGCCTCCTGAAATCTCAAATGGAACGATTGTATCAAGACCCTCCACTGAATACCCACAGTATCGGGACACCATTGAATACAAATGCAATGCTGGCTACACGCTTGTTGGGGAAAATCATATAATGTGTAACGCTGTTGGGCAATACGAACCACAAGCTCCGGAATGCAGAA ataTCACTTGTGAGACTCCTATGGTTCCCAATGGCCACCGGATTAATGGAGCCCCGCCACCTTATAAATTAGACCATTTTGTTACATTTGAGTGTGACAATGGCTATGAAATGGACGGCAGGCCACAAATGACATGTAGAGTAGATGGCTGGTCACACAGGCCAACCTGTATGAGAG TTAAATGTGGTGAGCCTCCTGAAATCCCAAATGGAAGGATTGTATCAAGACCCTCCACTGGATTCCCGCAGTATCAGGACACCATTGAATACGAATGCCATGCTGGCTACACATTTGTTGGGAAAAGTGCTATAACATGTAATGCAAACAGGAACTACGAACCACAAGCTCCGGAATGCagaa AAAAATCCTGTGGTTCGCCTGGGGAGGTGATGAACGGGAGATTTGATATTAATGAAGGGATTGCATTTGGTGCCAAAGTTAAAGCAATTTGCAATGAAGG CTATGAGATTGTAGGTCAGGCTTATAGAGAGTGTCTTGATCAAGGCTGGAGTGCAAGAATTCCTACATGTGAAG TGGTACAGTGTAACGAGCCTCCTGAAATCCCAAATGGAAGGATTGTATCAAGACCCTCCACTGAATACCCACAGTATCGGGACACCATTGAATACGAATGCAATGCTGGCTACACATTTGTTGGGAAAAGTGCTATAACATGTAATGCAAACAGGAACTACGAACCACAAGCTCCGGAATGCAGAG GCAAAAACAATACTGCTCTTGTTATTGGTCTCGGTTTTGGTGGTCTTTGTCTGACTACCATAGCAG tTATTCTCGttgtaaaacacaaaaaaaaaactgg CACGAGGGATTATCAGTCTGCCGCTGGTCCTTAG
- the LOC125747888 gene encoding complement receptor type 1-like isoform X7, whose amino-acid sequence MLPRVPVGSAQADGVKPRRARRDCAHSLLTAALLCFNAVSVRADCTSPDAQDNMVLAGGVLSKNTFSEGSTATFQCAVGYVQKGGSRTTSCIEGKWTKVTLKCQKKSCGSPGEVTNGRFDINEGIEFGARIKAICNEGYEIVGQAYRECLDQGWSARIPTCEVVQCDEPPEISNGTIVSRPSTEYPQYRDTIEYKCNAGYTLVGENHIMCNAVGQYEPQAPECRNITCETPMVPNGHRINGAPPPYKLDHFVTFECDNGYEMDGRPQMTCRVDGWSHRPTCMRVKCGEPPEIPNGRIVSRPSTGFPQYQDTIEYECHAGYTFVGKSAITCNANRNYEPQAPECRKKSCGSPGEVMNGRFDINEGIAFGAKVKAICNEGYEIVGQAYRECLDQGWSARIPTCEVVQCNEPPEIPNGRIVSRPSTEYPQYRDTIEYECNAGYTFVGKSAITCNANRNYEPQAPECRGKNNTALVIGLGFGGLCLTTIAVILVVKHKKKTGDYHTREEELKVMDIY is encoded by the exons ATGTTGCCGCGAGTCCCCGTTGGTAGCGCTCAGGCGGACGGCGTGAAGCCGCGCAGGGCACGCCGTGACTGTGCGCACAGCCTGCTGACCGCCGCCCTTCTGTGTTTCAACGCGGTCTCCGTGAGAG CTGACTGCACTTCACCTGATGCCCAAGACAATATGGTTTTGGCTGGGGGAGTCCTGTCGAAAAATACTTTCTCTGAGGGTTCAACTGCTACCTTCCAGTGTGCTGTTGGTTATGTTCAGAAAGGAGGCTCAAGAACCACATCCTGCATCGAAGGAAAATGGACTAAAGTAACCCTGAAATGCCAAA AAAAATCCTGTGGTTCGCCTGGGGAGGTGACGAACGGGAGATTCGATATTAATGAAGGGATTGAATTTGGTGCCAGAATTAAAGCAATTTGCAATGAAGG CTATGAGATTGTAGGCCAGGCTTATAGAGAGTGTCTTGATCAAGGCTGGAGTGCAAGAATTCCTACATGTGAAG TGGTACAGTGTGACGAGCCTCCTGAAATCTCAAATGGAACGATTGTATCAAGACCCTCCACTGAATACCCACAGTATCGGGACACCATTGAATACAAATGCAATGCTGGCTACACGCTTGTTGGGGAAAATCATATAATGTGTAACGCTGTTGGGCAATACGAACCACAAGCTCCGGAATGCAGAA ataTCACTTGTGAGACTCCTATGGTTCCCAATGGCCACCGGATTAATGGAGCCCCGCCACCTTATAAATTAGACCATTTTGTTACATTTGAGTGTGACAATGGCTATGAAATGGACGGCAGGCCACAAATGACATGTAGAGTAGATGGCTGGTCACACAGGCCAACCTGTATGAGAG TTAAATGTGGTGAGCCTCCTGAAATCCCAAATGGAAGGATTGTATCAAGACCCTCCACTGGATTCCCGCAGTATCAGGACACCATTGAATACGAATGCCATGCTGGCTACACATTTGTTGGGAAAAGTGCTATAACATGTAATGCAAACAGGAACTACGAACCACAAGCTCCGGAATGCagaa AAAAATCCTGTGGTTCGCCTGGGGAGGTGATGAACGGGAGATTTGATATTAATGAAGGGATTGCATTTGGTGCCAAAGTTAAAGCAATTTGCAATGAAGG CTATGAGATTGTAGGTCAGGCTTATAGAGAGTGTCTTGATCAAGGCTGGAGTGCAAGAATTCCTACATGTGAAG TGGTACAGTGTAACGAGCCTCCTGAAATCCCAAATGGAAGGATTGTATCAAGACCCTCCACTGAATACCCACAGTATCGGGACACCATTGAATACGAATGCAATGCTGGCTACACATTTGTTGGGAAAAGTGCTATAACATGTAATGCAAACAGGAACTACGAACCACAAGCTCCGGAATGCAGAG GCAAAAACAATACTGCTCTTGTTATTGGTCTCGGTTTTGGTGGTCTTTGTCTGACTACCATAGCAG tTATTCTCGttgtaaaacacaaaaaaaaaactgg TGATTACCACACCAGAGAGGAAGAGCTGAAGGTTATGGACATTTATTAG